In one Culex quinquefasciatus strain JHB chromosome 2, VPISU_Cqui_1.0_pri_paternal, whole genome shotgun sequence genomic region, the following are encoded:
- the LOC119767470 gene encoding proteasome-associated protein ECM29 homolog — protein sequence MIPYLGKIVPRLFRYKYDPTRKIQNLMISIWDSVVSDSMATVEAYYWDNLENVSKNLTSPEQRTWTVSVLAAEGTTAALSKVCVVAASSNVASANRLQRFDP from the coding sequence ATGATACCGTACCTGGGGAAGATCGTGCCACGACTGTTCCGCTACAAGTACGACCCGACGAGAAAGATTCAAAACTTGATGATCAGCATTTGGGATTCGGTGGTGAGCGATTCGATGGCGACGGTTGAGGCTTATTATTGGGACAATTTGGAGAACGTGAGCAAGAACTTAACGTCGCCGGAGCAACGAACGTGGACCGTGTCCGTGTTGGCTGCGGAAGGAACAACGGCGGCTTTGAGTAAGGTTTGCGTTGTAGCGGCATCCAGCAACGTCGCCTCGGCAAACAGACTTCAGCGGTTCGATCCCTAA